A genomic window from Dehalococcoidia bacterium includes:
- a CDS encoding TIGR04190 family B12-binding domain/radical SAM domain protein, producing the protein MPKTDLILLHAPHVYDFRKIPQLYGPVSDLVLATPIFEMYPVGLSSISEYLERAGFRTRIVNIAWRMLRDAHFDAEAFIKKLDAPVFGIDLHWMVHSHGSIEIARIVKKYHPDSKVIFGGYSSSRFWKELIQYPAVDFVMRGDSTEEPMRQFMIALKAGSDLSGIPNLVWKDASGAVHENEFSYVPTDISHVMGNHYGTVVRQVLRYHDLASVVPFKGWLEYPVTAVFTCRGCNYNCIFCSGAKGGLSAFANRKTPAYRTAEDIFNDIQNISNITRGPILLVGDIREGGEGRAHKLLRLIKEHRVKNTLMLEAFNPMPPEFVRELAQAAPGFSLDMSPESHDPEVRKVSLGRSFSNEDMEKMIETALDEGASRVEIFFMIGLHKQTKRSVLDTIDYCEDLLKKFKADKRLFLFMGHQAPFMAPGSLAFEYPERYGFRLLYKTLEEHRQALTLPSWKHSLNYETEWLSRDEITEVTYEAIARLAKLKAKYGQITQKAADTQLERIERAKALEARIEKLLKSGKRDEIAVLKPEMDAINGFTASERLELEIPIGLVRIRYFSAIRNMLFKRKKKVAFAQ; encoded by the coding sequence ATGCCGAAAACCGACCTTATCCTGCTGCACGCTCCGCATGTATATGATTTCCGCAAGATACCCCAGCTATACGGCCCGGTGAGCGACCTGGTGCTGGCCACGCCCATATTCGAGATGTACCCGGTGGGCCTTTCCAGCATTTCCGAGTACCTCGAGCGAGCCGGTTTCCGCACGCGCATTGTCAATATCGCCTGGCGTATGCTGCGGGACGCGCATTTCGACGCCGAAGCCTTCATAAAAAAGCTCGACGCGCCTGTTTTCGGCATCGACCTGCACTGGATGGTGCATTCGCACGGCTCCATCGAAATCGCCAGAATCGTCAAGAAATACCATCCTGACTCCAAAGTCATTTTCGGGGGTTACTCCTCCTCTCGCTTCTGGAAAGAGCTTATCCAGTACCCGGCGGTGGACTTCGTCATGCGCGGCGATTCCACCGAGGAGCCCATGAGGCAATTCATGATAGCGTTGAAGGCGGGCAGCGACCTGTCCGGCATTCCCAATCTCGTCTGGAAGGATGCCTCCGGTGCTGTTCACGAAAATGAGTTCAGCTATGTGCCCACCGACATCAGCCATGTCATGGGAAACCACTACGGCACGGTGGTGCGCCAGGTGCTGCGTTACCACGACCTCGCCAGCGTGGTGCCCTTCAAGGGCTGGTTGGAATACCCTGTGACGGCCGTCTTCACCTGCCGCGGCTGCAACTATAACTGCATCTTCTGCAGCGGGGCCAAAGGGGGCCTGTCCGCCTTTGCCAACCGTAAGACGCCGGCCTACCGTACCGCAGAGGATATATTCAACGATATTCAGAACATCAGCAATATAACGCGCGGCCCCATCCTGCTGGTGGGGGACATCCGCGAGGGTGGGGAAGGGCGCGCTCACAAACTCCTGAGACTGATAAAAGAACACCGCGTCAAGAACACGCTCATGCTGGAGGCCTTCAATCCCATGCCTCCCGAATTCGTCAGGGAGCTGGCACAGGCCGCACCGGGCTTCTCGCTGGACATGTCGCCCGAGTCGCACGACCCTGAGGTGCGCAAGGTGTCGCTGGGCCGGAGCTTTTCCAACGAGGACATGGAGAAGATGATTGAGACCGCGCTGGATGAAGGCGCCAGCCGCGTGGAGATATTCTTCATGATAGGGCTGCACAAGCAGACTAAACGATCCGTTCTCGATACCATCGATTACTGCGAAGACCTGCTCAAAAAGTTCAAGGCCGACAAGCGTCTCTTCCTTTTCATGGGGCACCAGGCGCCCTTCATGGCGCCCGGCAGCCTGGCTTTCGAGTATCCCGAGCGCTACGGTTTCCGCCTCCTCTACAAGACGCTGGAAGAGCACCGCCAGGCTCTCACGCTGCCGAGCTGGAAACACAGCCTGAACTACGAGACCGAGTGGCTGTCGCGTGACGAGATAACCGAGGTGACTTACGAGGCCATCGCCCGCCTGGCCAAACTCAAGGCCAAGTACGGCCAGATAACCCAAAAAGCGGCCGATACGCAGCTTGAACGCATCGAACGTGCTAAGGCCCTCGAGGCCAGGATAGAAAAACTCTTGAAGAGCGGGAAGCGTGACGAGATAGCTGTCCTCAAGCCGGAAATGGATGCTATCAACGGCTTCACCGCCTCCGAGCGGCTGGAGCTCGAGATACCCATCGGGCTGGTGCGCATCAGATATTTTTCGGCCATTCGAAATATGCTTTTCAAACGCAAAAAGAAGGTGGCCTTCGCGCAATAA